The proteins below are encoded in one region of Labeo rohita strain BAU-BD-2019 chromosome 15, IGBB_LRoh.1.0, whole genome shotgun sequence:
- the zbtb32 gene encoding zinc finger and BTB domain-containing protein 16-A translates to MIRIHNPHHVPFLHQTEQLRQAGTLCDTLLTVEGLSFKAHALILALASKRLKRQLTNQHGPGSSYSCIIDKVSSHTFKQILDYVYSESLEVPKDDLEELLRGAEYLEVESLVEQCQAQLRDPESPTKTDTKVVNSPQDDKAHKDTQSKSSHNLDEDHLEEERSSVKRSVHDAHKKSCSPVSPLPPMFSRDTIISSSAPPPTPRLCWPPVSPSRSMLLNCREIMTFHSLRAYPYPTPMYPILHHSLQPQVSSSLMGYTGLIHPYHPLIHSPPLTQDSSFVPGMKGKNTSISAALTGSISDDQERKPKVQEEREICCRHCGKPTLENPWRPTTGSSTSGSGEMALRCKYCGRGGRDRRSLRSLRRGVGGEKPYQCKQCSKRFSLKHQLDTHHRVHTGEKPFECRLCGQRSRDYSAMIKHLRTHGGATPYQCTLCLEFCSSLAAMQKHLKNHPTQDFPPDWSLSSTYLYNCHT, encoded by the exons ATGATCCGCATTCATAACCCTCACCACGTGCCATTTCTACATCAGACGGAGCAGCTCCGCCAGGCGGGAACCCTTTGTGACACGCTTCTCACCGTGGAGGGCCTTTCATTTAAAGCCCACGCTCTGATACTAGCGCTAGCGAGCAAACGGCTCAAGCGTCAGCTAACAAACCAGCACGGCCCAGGTTCAAGCTATTCCTGCATTATAGACAAAGTCTCCTCCCACACCTTCAAGCAAATCCTTGACTATGTGTACAGCGAATCGCTGGAGGTCCCTAAAGATGATCTTGAGGAGCTGCTGAGGGGCGCCGAGTACCTTGAAGTGGAGTCGTTGGTAGAACAATGTCAAGCACAACTTCGAGATCCAGAATCACCAACTAAAACAGACACAAAAGTGGTAAATTCCCCCCAAGATGACAAAGCACACAAGGACACTCAGTCTAAAAGTAGCCACAATTTGGATGAAGACCACCTAGAAGAAGAACGTTCTTCCGTCAAGAGGTCGGTCCACGATGCACATAAGAAAAGCTGTTCTCCCGTGTCTCCTCTGCCTCCTATGTTCTCTAGAGACACCATCATCTCTTCCAGTGCTCCGCCTCCCACCCCTCGCCTCTGTTGGCCGCCGGTCAGCCCGTCTAGGAGCATGCTGTTAAACTGTAGAGAAATTATGACCTTCCACTCTCTTCGAGCATATCCCTACCCTACACCCATGTACCCCATTCTCCACCACTCACTCCAGCCACAGGTCTCCTCCTCACTTATGGGTTACACAGGGTTGATTCATCCATATCACCCTCTCATACACTCTCCTCcgctgactcaagacagttccTTCGTTCCTGGTATGAAAGGAAAAAACACCTCTATCAGCGCAGCTTTAACAGGGTCCATATCAGATGATCAAGAGAG GAAGCCAAAGGTTCAAGAGGAGAGGGAGATATGCTGCAGACACTGTGGTAAACCGACCCTGGAAAACCCCTGGAGGCCAACGACTGGGTCATCAACCTCAG GTTCGGGGGAAATGGCACTCAGGTGTAAGTACTGTGGCCGAGGTGGACGGGACAGGCGATCGCTGCGCTCACTCAGGAGGGGTGTCGGAGGAGAGAAGCCTTACCAGTGCAAACAGTGTAGCAAGAGGTTCAGTCTCAAACACCAGCTGGACACACATCACCGGGTCCACACAG GTGAAAAACCATTCGAGTGTCGGCTGTGTGGCCAGCGTTCACGTGACTATTCGGCTATGATCAAGCACCTGCGTACTCACGGCGGTGCCACTCCCTATCAGTGCACCCTGTGTCTGGAGTTCTGTAGCAGCCTGGCCGCCATGCAGAAACACCTGAAGAATCACCCCACGCAGGACTTCCCTCCAGACTGGAGCCTGAGCAGCACGTACCTGTACAACTGC